In the Hordeum vulgare subsp. vulgare chromosome 7H, MorexV3_pseudomolecules_assembly, whole genome shotgun sequence genome, one interval contains:
- the LOC123408749 gene encoding cytochrome P450 734A4-like, with protein MATGAPECWWSTWRGLAVAVTAACLLLHVAARVMDALWWRPRRLEAHFARQGVRGPPYRFLVGCVREMVALMVEATAKPMSPATSHNALPRVLAFYHYWRKIYGPTFLIWFGPTPRLTVADPELVREIFLTRAEAFDRYEAHPIVRQLEGDGLVSLHGDKWALHRRVLVPAFYPDNLNRLVPHVGRSVAALAERWRAMACASGGEVEVDVAEWFQAVAEEAITRATFGRSYASGRVVFRMQGRLMAFASEAFRKVLVPGYRFLPTKKNRMSWGLDREIRRGLVQLIGRRSDAAEEREAEIKDKGGFRDLLGLMINARDKKSQPMPVEEMVEECKTFFFAGKQTTTNLLTWATVLLAMHPDWQARARQEVLAVCGPGELPTKEHLHKLKTLGMILNETLRLYPPAVATIRRAKVDVTLGDLAIPRDTELLIPIMAIHHDARFWGPDAAQFNPGRFAGGAARAATHPLAFIPFGLGSRMCIGQNLALLEAKLTVAVLLQRFELRPSPKYVHAPTVLMLLHPQYGAPVIFRPLPSPTPYVRVDPR; from the exons ATGGCCACGGGTGCGCCGGAGTGCTGGTGGTCGACGTGGCGTGGGTTGGCCGTCGCCGTCACGGCGGCGTGcctgctcctgcacgtggcggcgCGGGTGATGGACGCGCTGTGGTGGCGGCCGCGGCGCCTTGAGGCGCACTTCGCGCGGCAGGGCGTGCGCGGCCCTCCGTACCGGTTCCTCGTCGGCTGCGTCCGGGAGATGGTGGCGCTCATGGTGGAGGCCACCGCCAAGCCCATGTCGCCGGCCACCTCCCACAACGCGCTGCCCCGGGTGCTCGCCTTCTACCACTACTGGAGGAAGATCTACG GGCCGACGTTCTTGATATGGTTCGGGCCGACGCCGCGGCTCACGGTGGCGGACCCCGAGCTCGTCCGCGAGATCTTCCTGACGCGCGCGGAGGCGTTCGACCGCTACGAGGCGCACCCCATCGTCCGGCAGCTCGAGGGAGACGGGCTCGTCAGCCTACACGGCGACAAGTGGGCCCTCCACCGCCGCGTCCTCGTCCCCGCCTTCTACCCCGACAACCTCAAC CGGCTGGTGCCGCACGTCGGCAGGTCGGTGGCGGCGCTGGCGGAGAGGTGGCGGGCGATGGCGTGCGCGAGCGGCGGCGAGGTCGAGGTGGACGTGGCGGAGTGGTTCCAGGCGGTGGCCGAGGAGGCCATCACGCGCGCCACGTTCGGCCGCAGCTACGCCTCCGGCCGCGTGGTGTTCCGCATGCAGGGCCGTCTCATGGCCTTCGCCTCCGAGGCCTTCCGCAAGGTGCTCGTCCCGGGGTACCG GTTCTTGCCGACCAAGAAGAACCGGATGTCGTGGGGCCTGGACAGGGAGATCAGGCGGGGCCTAGTCCAGCTCATCGGCCGGCGCAGCGACGCCGCGGAGGAACGCGAGGCGGAGATCAAGGACAAGGGCGGCTTCAGGGACCTGCTGGGGCTGATGATCAATGCCCGCGACAAGAAGTCGCAGCCCATGCCGGTTGAGGAGATGGTGGAGGAGTGCAAGACGTTCTTCTTCGCCGGCAAGCAGACGACCACCAACCTGCTGACCTGGGCCACCGTGCTCCTCGCCATGCACCCGGACTGGCAGGCCCGCGCCCGGCAGGAGGTCCTCGCCGTGTGCGGCCCCGGCGAGCTCCCCACCAAGGAGCACCTGCACAAGCTGAAAACG CTGGGGATGATCCTGAACGAGACGCTGAGGCTGTACCCACCGGCGGTGGCCACCATCCGCAGGGCCAAGGTGGACGTCACCCTCGGCGACCTGGCGATCCCGCGCGACACGGAGCTGCTCATCCCGATCATGGCGATCCACCACGACGCCAGGTTCTGGGGCCCCGACGCGGCGCAGTTCAACCCCGGCCGGTTCGCCGGCGGCGCGGCCCGGGCGGCGACGCACCCGCTGGCGTTCATACCGTTCGGGCTGGGCTCCCGGATGTGCATCGGCCAGAACCTCGCCCTCCTCGAGGCCAAGCTCACCGTCGCCGTCCTGCTCCAGCGCTTCGAGCTGAGGCCGTCGCCCAAGTACGTGCACGCGCCGACGGTGCTGATGCTGCTCCACCCGCAGTACGGCGCGCCCGTGATCTTCCGCCCGCTGCCGTCGCCCACGCCGTACGTCCGCGTGGATCCACGATAG